A genomic region of Alnus glutinosa chromosome 11, dhAlnGlut1.1, whole genome shotgun sequence contains the following coding sequences:
- the LOC133882000 gene encoding vacuolar iron transporter homolog 2-like translates to MAAIPSHEQVSLSQVRIPVDMEAHAHEAEDNHFDYHQRAQWLRAAVLGATDGLVSVASLLMGVGAVKKDFKAMLLAGFAGLVAGACSMAIGEFVSVYTQYDIAIAQMKREEKTKNSEDMEKEKLPNPVQAAFASALAFSVGGLVPLLGAAFIKEHKMRLRLVVAVASLTLVVFGVIGAKLGRTPVVSSCARLLVGGWMAMAITFGMTKFIVSTGLQF, encoded by the coding sequence ATGGCTGCCATTCCATCTCATGAGCAGGTGTCGCTTAGCCAGGTCAGAATTCCAGTTGATATGGAGGCACATGCACATGAAGCAGAAGACAACCATTTTGACTACCATCAAAGGGCACAGTGGCTTCGTGCTGCTGTGTTGGGAGCCACGGATGGGCTTGTTTCTGTTGCATCACTTTTGATGGGCGTGGGAGCTGTCAAAAAAGACTTTAAAGCCATGCTCCTTGCTGGGTTTGCAGGGCTAGTTGCTGGGGCTTGTAGCATGGCAATAGGAGAATTTGTCTCCGTTTACACTCAGTATGACATAGCCATAGCTCAGATGAAGAGagaggagaaaacaaaaaatagtgaGGATATGGAAAAGGAGAAGCTACCGAACCCGGTACAAGCTGCTTTCGCATCAGCCCTTGCATTCTCTGTGGGAGGATTGGTGCCACTACTGGGTGCTGCGTTTATAAAGGAGCATAAAATGAGGCTCAGATTGGTGGTTGCGGTGGCGAGCCTCACATTGGTTGTGTTCGGAGTGATAGGAGCAAAGCTTGGGAGGACTCCTGTGGTGAGCTCTTGTGCGCGGCTGCTTGTTGGAGGATGGATGGCTATGGCCATTACTTTTGGGATGACCAAGTTTATTGTCTCCACTGGATTGCAATTCTGA